The proteins below come from a single Camelus bactrianus isolate YW-2024 breed Bactrian camel chromosome 2, ASM4877302v1, whole genome shotgun sequence genomic window:
- the LARP1B gene encoding la-related protein 1B isoform X8 yields the protein MSARAPVPAAHSREEPPAAAAERESLSAAASRQAEQLPSFEREGKEAAREERAATTTSAGARGEPSPAPVLGHSVPQAAVPVKPLALHLAHKARGPGGPFGGEPTPPLLRDPAAEDAREKEVATSPEEKLQPPPLPPKENPWTKKPPQHLSPAGTGPLPPSPLEILEADLNSPKIIKAGKPKTKKSNKASDFSDMANWPTPSELVSTGCQSAISQGNKKPQNRKEREDKVEKRNNSESKESRETKLDGPGENVSEDEAQSSNQRKRANKHKWVPLHLDDVKPDSQERPGSRNSSRCQPEASKSSHNRRNDTRSWRREREKRDDQDEVSSVRSEGGNVRGSFRARGRGRGRGRGRGRGNSRLNFDYSYGYQEHGERSDQPFQTELNTSMMYYYDDGTGVQVYPVEEALLKEYIKRQIEYYFSIENLERDFFLRRKMDEQGFLPISLIAGFHRVQALTTNLNLILEALKDSTEVEIVDEKMRKKVEPEKWPIPGPPPRSVPQTDFSQLIDCPEFVPGQAFCSHTVRVMIC from the exons ATGTCTGCTCGGGCCCCAGTGCCCGCCGCTCACTCTCGGGAGGAGCCGCCCGCGGCAGCTGCTGAGAGGGAGTCGCTGTCGGCCGCGGCGAGCCGGCAGGCCGAGCAGCTGCCCTCGTTCGAACGGGAGGGCAAGGAGGCGGCGAGGGAGGAAAGGGCCGCTACCACCACCAGCGCGGGGGCGCGGGGAGAGCCGTCGCCGGCGCCGGTGCTGGGACACAGCGTGCCCCAGGCGGCCGTGCCCGTGAAGCCCCTGGCGCTGCACCTGGCGCACAAGGCGCGCGGGCCCGGGGGCCCCTTTGGCGGGGAGCCGACGCCACCGCTGTTGCGGGACCCGGCGGCCGAGGACGCCCGGGAGAAGGAGGTGGCCACCAGCCCTGAGGAAaagctgcagccgccgccgctgcccccTAAGGAGAATCCCTGGACCAAAAAACCTCCCCAGCACCTGTCCCCCGCCGGGACGGGGCCACTGCCACCGTCCCCGCTGGAAATCCTGGAGGCAG acctcAATTCCCCCAAAATTATAAAAGCAGGAAAACCTAAGACAAAGAAATCCAACAAG GCTAGTGATTTCAGCGATATGGCGAATTGGCCAACACCAAGTGAATTAGTAAGCACTGGA TGTCAGAGTGCCATCAGCCAAGGAAATAAGAAGccacaaaatagaaaagaacgAGAAGACAAGGttgaaaagagaaataacagTGAAAGCAAAGAAAGCCGGGAAACAAAATTAGATGGTCCTGGTGAAAATGTCAGTGAGGATGAGGCTCAGTCAAGTAATCAAAGAAAGAGAG ctAATAAGCACAAGTGGGTACCACTCCACTTAGATGATGTAAAACCAGACAGTCAAGAAAGACCAGGATCCCGGAACAGCTCAAGATGTCAACCAGAAGCAAGTAAATCATCACATAATAGGAGAAATGATACACGAA gttggAGAcgtgaaagagaaaagagagatgatCAAGATGAAGTTTCCAGTGTGAGAAGTGAGGGTGGTAATGTCCGAGGTTCTTTTAGAGCCCGAGGAAGAGGCCGAGGTCGGGGAAGAGGACGAGGCAGAGGAAATTCTCGAT TGAACTTTGATTATTCATATGGTTATCAAGAACATGGTGAAAGGTCTGACCAACCATTTCAAACAGAACTTAATACCAGTATGATGTATTACTATGATGATGGTACAGGCGTGCAGGTGTATCCAGTGGAAGAAGCATTGCTTAAAGAGTATATTAAGCGCCAAAT tgAATATTATTTCAGTATAGAAAATTTGGAACGGGACTTCTTTCTTAGGAGAAAGATGGATGAGCAAGGTTTCTTGCCTATTTCCCTGATTGCTGGTTTCCACCGTGTTCAGGCTCTCACTACAAACCTTAATCTCATTTTAGAG GCACTGAAAGATAGCACAGAAGTGGAAATTGTggatgagaaaatgagaaaaaaggtaGAACCCGAAAAATGGCCAATTCCGGGTCCTCCTCCACGTAGTGTGCCACAAACTGACTTCTCTCAACTGATTGATTGCCCAGAGTTTGTACCGGGTCAAGCCTTTTGTTCACATACAG TCAGGGTGATGATCTGCTGA